A region of Ornithodoros turicata isolate Travis chromosome 5, ASM3712646v1, whole genome shotgun sequence DNA encodes the following proteins:
- the LOC135395698 gene encoding uncharacterized protein LOC135395698 produces MKPVVAFLRSQGIRLVIYLDDILLMDQSLSRLASSAHLTVNLLHSLGFIVNQAKSQLSPSKRLVFLGFEIHSTPLAVALPLEKGIAIKAELDNLLRKRLVARQLARLIGRLAATSLAVLEAPLRLRSLQSLLHGTLKRGSFETTITLTQGVREDLGWWSKVLLSHPFRRLHDHPVVQTIHSDSSLLGWGAWSQDRILGRQWSKEQVCLHINELELLAVFLGLKALVLGHSSGCILLRLDNRAAVAAINRMGSTRSPRLNRVAAQLWSWCLQRNLTVRAQHVPGNQNVLADQASRLQFDSSSWKLNIRILGEINSLWGPIQVDLFADLSNFQVPQYFSWKSDPGATGVDAFNQNPADNSSASRPTHEPSGRGSPPVRPRASIGSVEGVQRPSSHTGLSGEAAELISASWRNATKLSYSSCWRKWDSWCSARALTPFSPPLAEVLNFLAHLHFGEHLAYRTINCYRSALSQVIGPCEGYSLGEHPAVTRLLKGVFNLNPSRPRYSSTWSVEAVTSFFSSLGANQSLSLRLLTYKLAMLLALTTASRSSDLALLSLEGIRREALGWELPINGPRKTSKPSKPWPSMFIPALPQEPTLCPILC; encoded by the exons ATGAAGCCAGTGGTAGCCTTCCTCAGATCTCAAGGAATACGTCTGGTGATTTACTTGGACGACATCCTTCTCATGGATCAGTCACTATCCCGACTAGCATCCTCAGCACACCTCACAGTAAACTTGCTGCATTCTCTCGGTTTCATCGTGAACCAAGCAAAGTCTCAGCTTTCTCCATCAAAACGACTAGTCTTTCTAGGCTTCGAGATCCACTCAACCCCCTTAGCCGTGGCCCTCCCACTAGAGAAAGGGATAGCCATCAAAGCAGAACTGGACAATCTTCTGCGAAAGCGGTTAGTTGCAAGACAGCTGGCAAGGCTGATAGGTCGCCTGGCCGCTACCTCTCTGGCAGTCCTAGAGGCCCCTCTGCGCCTCCGGTCCCTCCAATCCCTTCTGCATGGGACACTGAAACGGGGTTCCTTCGAGACCACGATTACGCTCACCCAAGGGGTCAGGGAGGATCTGGGCTGGTGGAGCAAGGTCCTCCTATCTCATCCGTTTCGCAGGCTACACGACCATCCGGTAGTGCAAACCATTCATTCAGACAGCTCTCTCCTAGGTTGGGGGGCCTGGTCTCAGGACCGAATACTCGGGCGTCAGTGGTCCAAGGAGCAAGTCTGTCTGCACATCAACGAGCTGGAGTTACTAGCCGTCTTCCTGGGCCTCAAGGCTCTGGTCCTGGGCCACAGTTCAGGGTGTATTCTTCTTCGACTAGACAACAGAGCAGCAGTGGCAGCCATCAACCGCATGGGAAGTACGCGCTCCCCCCGCCTCAACAGGGTTGCCGCTCAGCTGTGGTCATGGTGCCTGCAACGGAACCTAACAGTCCGAGCTCAACATGTCCCCGGGAACCAGAATGTGCTGGCCGACCAGGCATCTCGACTGCAGTTCGACAGCAGCAGTTGGAAGCTGAACATCCGCATATTGGGAGAGATCAACAGTCTCTGGGGCCCAATCCAAGTGGATCTGTTCGCGGACCTGTCGAACTTCCAGGTGCCCCAATACTTCAGTTGGAAGTCGGACCCAGGGGCAACAGGGGTGGATGCCTTCAACCAGA ACCCCGCGGACAATTCCAGCGCTTCCAGACCTACTCACGAACCCTCAGGGCGTGGCTCACCCCCTGTTAGACCAAGGGCTTCGATTGGCAGTGTGGAGGGTGTCCAGCGACCCTCGTCTCATACAGGCCTTTCAGGAGAGGCTGCCGAGCTCATCTCAGCATCGTGGCGCAATGCCACAAAACTCAGTTATTCCTCTTGCTGGCGAAAGTGGGATAGCTGGTGCAGTGCAAGGGCGCTTACTCCATTTTCTCCCCCTCTGGCCGAGGTTCTGAACTTCCTGGCCCACTTACACTTTGGGGAGCACTTGGCCTACCGAACAATCAATTGTTATAGGTCGGCTTTGTCTCAGGTTATTGGCCCGTGTGAGGGCTACTCCCTCGGAGAACACCCTGCCGTAACAAGGCTGCTTAAAGGAGTTTTTAATCTTAACCCGTCTCGTCCAAGGTACTCATCTACATGGTCGGTAGAAGCAGTCACTTCCTTTTTCAGTTCTCTAGGGGCCAATCAGTCCCTCTCGCTGCGACTTCTAACTTATAAGTTGGCTATGCTGCTAGCCCTGACCACTGCGAGTCGCTCCTCGGACCTTGCCCTGCTCTCCTTGGAAGGCATCCGTCGTGAGGCCTTAGGTTGGGAACTTCCCATCAACGGGCCGCGAAAGACATCCAAGCCTTCCAAGCCTTGGCCCTCCATGTTCATCCCTGCCCTTCCGCAGGAGCCCACCCTCTGTCCGATACTCTGCTGA
- the LOC135395700 gene encoding uncharacterized protein LOC135395700, translating to MASPQKQDTDLRRMVESLTSTVASLVQRLPPLPAEEVAIETESVAEERNDEDFPTGDPPQSTQLQPPTLPIPEHEDTVSPNDWLTGLSGVGPRETPPVLMEFIRNHWGPEGRQERCRKALADFPRRKLAMFAVPELNPERRALAREAARRLGSTEGDQETGGVHHRDQALRDAQAAVVSAVGPLVALLERCLGAGQDAYDPLGEGPGDTRVERRVVADHLAAALSHLGRLFASLGPERRESVLTRIAPDLRSMLSKELHLEEEGATHLSGSGFLTQLRTRNETYKVFREARQGPSRSPSEGPAPKRSRLLGPSTSASRTDQPPFHGRPFPGGPQGRAVRGSRGKSTHSVPVAGRETSCLPTSVVSTYKGSLGLADNYRLSARVFQNSPADNPPLRQSAPVTPAGLTAGFERVIAQRGRICHPGSRSSLSVPFPGGPKEGLQLEAYPKLKAPQSVHPPRAFQDGRLGLCERSAPSGRFPGPNRSEGRVLVCPSPSGRPSLALFSTARRMLSVERATLRTEVSSTGLLPK from the coding sequence ATGGCGTCCCCCCAAAAGCAAGACACTGACCTGCGACGTATGGTGGAGTCGCTAACGAGCACAGTGGCCTCCCTAGTACAGCGGCTGCCACCTCTCCCGGCGGAGGAGGTTGCGATTGAAACGGAGTCGGTGGCTGAGGAGCGCAACGACGAGGATTTCCCCACCGGGGACCCCCCGCAGTCGACGCAGTTGCAACCACCCACCCTTCCCATCCCGGAACACGAAGACACTGTCTCTCCAAACGATTGGCTGACAGGCTTGTCAGGCGTGGGGCCCCGGGAAACCCCACCTGTGCTAATGGAGTTCATCCGAAACCACTGGGGCCCCGAAGGCCGCCAGGAGCGCTGCAGGAAGGCCCTGGCGGACTTCCCGCGACGTAAATTGGCAATGTTCGCAGTGCCAGAACTGAACCCCGAAAGGCGGGCCCTGGCTCGGGAGGCGGCCAGGAGACTAGGTTCGACGGAAGGTGACCAGGAGACTGGGGGAGTTCACCACCGGGACCAGGCACTCCGCGACGCACAGGCAGCGGTAGTGTCTGCGGTGGGGCCCCTGGTTGCCCTCCTCGAACGATGTTTGGGGGCGGGCCAGGATGCCTACGACCCCCTGGGGGAGGGGCCAGGCGATACGAGGGTTGAGCGCCGGGTCGTCGCAGACCATTTAGCTGCCGCCCTCTCCCACCTGGGCAGGCTGTTCGCCTCCCTCGGGCCGGAACGCCGCGAGAGCGTCCTGACCCGCATCGCCCCGGACCTGCGCTCCATGCTGAGCAAGGAGCTCCACCTAGAAGAAGAGGGGGCCACCCACCTGTCCGGATCCGGGTTCCTAACTCAGCTGAGGACCAGGAACGAGACCTACAAGGTCTTCCGAGAGGCGCGCCAGGGACCTTCCAGGAGCCCGTCGGAGGGACCAGCCCCAAAGCGGAGCCGCCTGCTGGGCCCCAGCACGTCGGCTTCCCGCACGGACCAGCCGCCCTTTCACGGCAGACCCTTCCCTGGGGGACCACAGGGAAGGGCAGTCAGAGGTTCTCGAGGTAAGTCTACACACTCCGTCCCCGTTGCCGGCAGGGAAACTAGCTGTTTGCCAACAAGCGTGGTCTCTACTTACAAGGGATCCTTGGGTCTTGCAGACAATTACAGGTTATCAGCTCGAGTTTTCCAAAATTCCCCCGCAGACAATCCCCCCCTCCGACAGTCAGCTCCAGTCACACCCGCAGGCCTCACTGCAGGTTTTGAACGAGTTATTGCACAAAGGGGCCGTATCTGCCATCCCGGTTCACGAAGCTCGCTTTCTGTCCCCTTTCCTGGTGGTCCCAAAGAAGGACTCCAGTTGGAGGCCTATCCTAAACTTAAAGCACCTCAATCAGTTCATCCTCCACGAGCATTTCAAGATGGAAGGTTGGGACTCTGTGAAAGGTCTGCTCCTTCAGGGAGATTTCCTGGTCCGAATAGATCTGAAGGACGCGTACTTGTCTGTCCCAGTCCAAGCGGGCGACCGTCGCTGGCTCTGTTTTCAACAGCGCGGCGTATGCTATCAGTGGAACGTGCTACCCTTCGTACTGAGGTCAGCTCCACGGGTCTTTTGCCAAAATAA